The Vidua chalybeata isolate OUT-0048 chromosome 29, bVidCha1 merged haplotype, whole genome shotgun sequence genome window below encodes:
- the KCNN3 gene encoding small conductance calcium-activated potassium channel protein 3 isoform X7, which produces MWLISITFLSIGYGDMVPHTYCGKGVCLLTGIMGAGCTALVVAVVARKLELTKAEKHVHNFMMDTQLTKRIKNAAANVLRETWLIYKHTKLLKKIDHAKVRKHQRKFLQAIHQLRSVKMEQRKLSDQANTLVDLSKMQNVMYDLITELNDRSEDLEKQISGLESKLEQLSASFNSLPLLMADMLRQQQQRLLTAVLEARGVGVPVGTPQTPLSESPIGVSSTSFPTPYTSSSSC; this is translated from the exons ATGTGGCTCATCTCCATCACCTTCCTCTCCATCGGCTACGGGGACATGGTCCCACACACCTACTGTGGGAAGGGAGTCTGCCTCCTCACTGGCATCATG GGTGCTGGATGTACAGCACtggtggtggctgtggtggCCAGGAAGCTGGAGCTCACCAAAGCTGAGAAGCATGTCCACAACTTCATGATGGACACACAACTGACGAAGCGG ATCAAGAACGCGGCGGCCAACGTCCTGCGGGAAACGTGGCTCATCTACAAGCACACCAAGCTGCTGAAGAAGATCGACCACGCTAAAGTCAGAAAGCACCAGAGGAAATTCCTACAAGCCATCCACCA gtTACGGAGCGTGAAGATGGAGCAGAGGAAGCTGAGTGACCAAGCCAACACCCTTGTCGACCTCTCAAAG aTGCAGAACGTGATGTACGACCTCATCACAGAGCTCAACGACCGCAGCGAGGACCTGGAAAAGCAGATCAGTGGCCTGGAATccaagctggagcagctcagtgccagcTTCAACTCCCTGCCCCTGCTGATGGCTGACATGCTgcgccagcagcagcagcgcctgCTCACCGCCGTCCTGGAGGCCCGGGGGGTTGGTGTGCCAGTGGGCACCCCCCAAACACCTCTGTCTGAGAGCCCCATTGGAGTCAGCTCCACCTCCTTCCCCACCCCTTACACGAGCTCAAGCAGCTGCTAA
- the KCNN3 gene encoding small conductance calcium-activated potassium channel protein 3 isoform X1 — translation METSGHLHDSGVGDLEEDGRCPCPLPGDERSPPPPSALPPLQHSLLHSSPGSLRAPPPPPAAPAALHPSSRHGSQLNLGDHPAGSGVASSKHRQPSPLVHRRDSNPFTEIAMSSCKYSGGVMKPLSRLSASRRNLIEAEPEAQPLQLFGAGEPPEIVVSREDNHAPTTHRPARPPARPAPTTFAKGPKRKAQNIGYRLGHRRALFEKRKRLSDYALIFGMFGIVVMVIETELSWGLYSKDSMFSLALKCLISLSTVILLGLIIAYHTREVQLFVIDNGADDWRIAMTYERILYISLEMLVCAIHPIPGEYKFFWTARLAFSYTPSRAEADVDIILSIPMFLRLYLIARVMLLHSKLFTDASSRSIGALNKINFNTRFVMKTLMTICPGTVLLVFSISLWIIAAWTVRVCERYHDQQDVTSNFLGAMWLISITFLSIGYGDMVPHTYCGKGVCLLTGIMGAGCTALVVAVVARKLELTKAEKHVHNFMMDTQLTKRIKNAAANVLRETWLIYKHTKLLKKIDHAKVRKHQRKFLQAIHQLRSVKMEQRKLSDQANTLVDLSKMQNVMYDLITELNDRSEDLEKQISGLESKLEQLSASFNSLPLLMADMLRQQQQRLLTAVLEARGVGVPVGTPQTPLSESPIGVSSTSFPTPYTSSSSC, via the exons ATGGAGACATCGGGGCATCTCCACGATTCGGGCGTGGGGGACTTGGAGGAGGATGGTCGGTGTCCCTGCCCGTTACCGGGGGATGAACGGTCACCGCCGCCGCCCTCCGCGCTGCCGCCGCTTCAGCACAGCCTGTTGCACTCCTCGCCCGGGTCGTTACGggcccctcctcctcctcccgccgcccccgccgccctccACCCTTCCTCCCGCCACGGCAGCCAGCTCAACCTCGGCGACCACCCAGCGGGCTCTGGGGTGGCTAGCAGCAAGCACCGGCAGCCCAGCCCTTTGGTTCATCGGCGGGACAGCAACCCCTTCACCGAGATTGCCATGAGCTCCTGCAAGTACAGCGGGGGGGTGATGAAGCCGCTCAGCCGACTCAGCGCATCCCGACGGAACCTCATCGAGGCCGAGCCGGAGGCACAACCCCTGCAGCTCTTCGGTGCCGGTGAACCCCCCGAAATTGTTGTCTCACGCGAGGACAACCATGCGCCCACCACCCACCgtcccgcccgcccgcccgcccgcccggcccccaCCACCTTTGCCAAGGGGCCCAAGCGCAAGGCACAGAACATTGGCTACCGGCTTGGGCACCGCCGGGCACTGTTCGAGAAGAGGAAGCGCCTCAGTGACTACGCGCTCATCTTCGGCATGTTTGGCATTGTCGTCATGGTCATTGAGACTGAGCTCTCCTGGGGGCTCTACTCCAAG GACTCCATGTTCTCCCTGGCCCTGAAATGCCTTATAAGCCTCTCCACCGTCATCCTGCTGGGCCTCATCATCGCCTATCACACACGGGAGGTGCAG CTCTTTGTGATCGACAATGGAGCTGACGACTGGCGGATAGCGATGACGTACGAGCGCATCCTCTACATCAGCCTGGAGATGCTGGTTTGTGCCATacaccccatccctggggagTACAAATTTTTCTGGACAGCTCGCCTGGCTTTCTCCTACACACCATCTCGGGCAGAGGCTGATGTGGACATCATCCTGTCTATCCCCATGTTCCTGCGCCTCTACCTGATTGCTCGGGtgatgctgctgcacagcaagCTCTTCACTGACGCCTCCTCGCGCAGCATTGGGGCACTCAACAAGATTAACTTCAACACCCGCTTCGTCATGAAGACGCTCATGACTATCTGCCCTGGGACCGTGCTGCTGGTCTTCAGCATCTCCCTCTGGATCATCGCTGCATGGACAGTCCGTGTGTGTGAGAG GTACCATGACCAGCAGGATGTAACCAGCAACTTCCTGGGTGCTATGTGGCTCATCTCCATCACCTTCCTCTCCATCGGCTACGGGGACATGGTCCCACACACCTACTGTGGGAAGGGAGTCTGCCTCCTCACTGGCATCATG GGTGCTGGATGTACAGCACtggtggtggctgtggtggCCAGGAAGCTGGAGCTCACCAAAGCTGAGAAGCATGTCCACAACTTCATGATGGACACACAACTGACGAAGCGG ATCAAGAACGCGGCGGCCAACGTCCTGCGGGAAACGTGGCTCATCTACAAGCACACCAAGCTGCTGAAGAAGATCGACCACGCTAAAGTCAGAAAGCACCAGAGGAAATTCCTACAAGCCATCCACCA gtTACGGAGCGTGAAGATGGAGCAGAGGAAGCTGAGTGACCAAGCCAACACCCTTGTCGACCTCTCAAAG aTGCAGAACGTGATGTACGACCTCATCACAGAGCTCAACGACCGCAGCGAGGACCTGGAAAAGCAGATCAGTGGCCTGGAATccaagctggagcagctcagtgccagcTTCAACTCCCTGCCCCTGCTGATGGCTGACATGCTgcgccagcagcagcagcgcctgCTCACCGCCGTCCTGGAGGCCCGGGGGGTTGGTGTGCCAGTGGGCACCCCCCAAACACCTCTGTCTGAGAGCCCCATTGGAGTCAGCTCCACCTCCTTCCCCACCCCTTACACGAGCTCAAGCAGCTGCTAA
- the KCNN3 gene encoding small conductance calcium-activated potassium channel protein 3 isoform X4 — translation MGSPACKGSSESCFSQQGPASSAISESGDSMFSLALKCLISLSTVILLGLIIAYHTREVQLFVIDNGADDWRIAMTYERILYISLEMLVCAIHPIPGEYKFFWTARLAFSYTPSRAEADVDIILSIPMFLRLYLIARVMLLHSKLFTDASSRSIGALNKINFNTRFVMKTLMTICPGTVLLVFSISLWIIAAWTVRVCERYHDQQDVTSNFLGAMWLISITFLSIGYGDMVPHTYCGKGVCLLTGIMGAGCTALVVAVVARKLELTKAEKHVHNFMMDTQLTKRIKNAAANVLRETWLIYKHTKLLKKIDHAKVRKHQRKFLQAIHQLRSVKMEQRKLSDQANTLVDLSKMQNVMYDLITELNDRSEDLEKQISGLESKLEQLSASFNSLPLLMADMLRQQQQRLLTAVLEARGVGVPVGTPQTPLSESPIGVSSTSFPTPYTSSSSC, via the exons ATGGGTTCACCAGCATGCAAAGGGAGCAGTgaatcctgcttttcccagcagggACCCGCCAGTTCAGCCATCAGCGAATCAGGG GACTCCATGTTCTCCCTGGCCCTGAAATGCCTTATAAGCCTCTCCACCGTCATCCTGCTGGGCCTCATCATCGCCTATCACACACGGGAGGTGCAG CTCTTTGTGATCGACAATGGAGCTGACGACTGGCGGATAGCGATGACGTACGAGCGCATCCTCTACATCAGCCTGGAGATGCTGGTTTGTGCCATacaccccatccctggggagTACAAATTTTTCTGGACAGCTCGCCTGGCTTTCTCCTACACACCATCTCGGGCAGAGGCTGATGTGGACATCATCCTGTCTATCCCCATGTTCCTGCGCCTCTACCTGATTGCTCGGGtgatgctgctgcacagcaagCTCTTCACTGACGCCTCCTCGCGCAGCATTGGGGCACTCAACAAGATTAACTTCAACACCCGCTTCGTCATGAAGACGCTCATGACTATCTGCCCTGGGACCGTGCTGCTGGTCTTCAGCATCTCCCTCTGGATCATCGCTGCATGGACAGTCCGTGTGTGTGAGAG GTACCATGACCAGCAGGATGTAACCAGCAACTTCCTGGGTGCTATGTGGCTCATCTCCATCACCTTCCTCTCCATCGGCTACGGGGACATGGTCCCACACACCTACTGTGGGAAGGGAGTCTGCCTCCTCACTGGCATCATG GGTGCTGGATGTACAGCACtggtggtggctgtggtggCCAGGAAGCTGGAGCTCACCAAAGCTGAGAAGCATGTCCACAACTTCATGATGGACACACAACTGACGAAGCGG ATCAAGAACGCGGCGGCCAACGTCCTGCGGGAAACGTGGCTCATCTACAAGCACACCAAGCTGCTGAAGAAGATCGACCACGCTAAAGTCAGAAAGCACCAGAGGAAATTCCTACAAGCCATCCACCA gtTACGGAGCGTGAAGATGGAGCAGAGGAAGCTGAGTGACCAAGCCAACACCCTTGTCGACCTCTCAAAG aTGCAGAACGTGATGTACGACCTCATCACAGAGCTCAACGACCGCAGCGAGGACCTGGAAAAGCAGATCAGTGGCCTGGAATccaagctggagcagctcagtgccagcTTCAACTCCCTGCCCCTGCTGATGGCTGACATGCTgcgccagcagcagcagcgcctgCTCACCGCCGTCCTGGAGGCCCGGGGGGTTGGTGTGCCAGTGGGCACCCCCCAAACACCTCTGTCTGAGAGCCCCATTGGAGTCAGCTCCACCTCCTTCCCCACCCCTTACACGAGCTCAAGCAGCTGCTAA
- the KCNN3 gene encoding small conductance calcium-activated potassium channel protein 3 isoform X3 produces the protein METSGHLHDSGVGDLEEDGRCPCPLPGDERSPPPPSALPPLQHSLLHSSPGSLRAPPPPPAAPAALHPSSRHGSQLNLGDHPAGSGVASSKHRQPSPLVHRRDSNPFTEIAMSSCKYSGGVMKPLSRLSASRRNLIEAEPEAQPLQLFGAGEPPEIVVSREDNHAPTTHRPARPPARPAPTTFAKGPKRKAQNIGYRLGHRRALFEKRKRLSDYALIFGMFGIVVMVIETELSWGLYSKDSMFSLALKCLISLSTVILLGLIIAYHTREVQLFVIDNGADDWRIAMTYERILYISLEMLVCAIHPIPGEYKFFWTARLAFSYTPSRAEADVDIILSIPMFLRLYLIARVMLLHSKLFTDASSRSIGALNKINFNTRFVMKTLMTICPGTVLLVFSISLWIIAAWTVRVCERYHDQQDVTSNFLGAMWLISITFLSIGYGDMVPHTYCGKGVCLLTGIMVTILQCLQHTRPKEPTTRSGLWDFPAREGAAGGPMVTAPPQIHPSHQHPSSAHVSSRPWGWSHPFSQPGHTELAPSECHQLGRLHTRVLDVQHWWWLWWPGSWSSPKLRSMSTTS, from the exons ATGGAGACATCGGGGCATCTCCACGATTCGGGCGTGGGGGACTTGGAGGAGGATGGTCGGTGTCCCTGCCCGTTACCGGGGGATGAACGGTCACCGCCGCCGCCCTCCGCGCTGCCGCCGCTTCAGCACAGCCTGTTGCACTCCTCGCCCGGGTCGTTACGggcccctcctcctcctcccgccgcccccgccgccctccACCCTTCCTCCCGCCACGGCAGCCAGCTCAACCTCGGCGACCACCCAGCGGGCTCTGGGGTGGCTAGCAGCAAGCACCGGCAGCCCAGCCCTTTGGTTCATCGGCGGGACAGCAACCCCTTCACCGAGATTGCCATGAGCTCCTGCAAGTACAGCGGGGGGGTGATGAAGCCGCTCAGCCGACTCAGCGCATCCCGACGGAACCTCATCGAGGCCGAGCCGGAGGCACAACCCCTGCAGCTCTTCGGTGCCGGTGAACCCCCCGAAATTGTTGTCTCACGCGAGGACAACCATGCGCCCACCACCCACCgtcccgcccgcccgcccgcccgcccggcccccaCCACCTTTGCCAAGGGGCCCAAGCGCAAGGCACAGAACATTGGCTACCGGCTTGGGCACCGCCGGGCACTGTTCGAGAAGAGGAAGCGCCTCAGTGACTACGCGCTCATCTTCGGCATGTTTGGCATTGTCGTCATGGTCATTGAGACTGAGCTCTCCTGGGGGCTCTACTCCAAG GACTCCATGTTCTCCCTGGCCCTGAAATGCCTTATAAGCCTCTCCACCGTCATCCTGCTGGGCCTCATCATCGCCTATCACACACGGGAGGTGCAG CTCTTTGTGATCGACAATGGAGCTGACGACTGGCGGATAGCGATGACGTACGAGCGCATCCTCTACATCAGCCTGGAGATGCTGGTTTGTGCCATacaccccatccctggggagTACAAATTTTTCTGGACAGCTCGCCTGGCTTTCTCCTACACACCATCTCGGGCAGAGGCTGATGTGGACATCATCCTGTCTATCCCCATGTTCCTGCGCCTCTACCTGATTGCTCGGGtgatgctgctgcacagcaagCTCTTCACTGACGCCTCCTCGCGCAGCATTGGGGCACTCAACAAGATTAACTTCAACACCCGCTTCGTCATGAAGACGCTCATGACTATCTGCCCTGGGACCGTGCTGCTGGTCTTCAGCATCTCCCTCTGGATCATCGCTGCATGGACAGTCCGTGTGTGTGAGAG GTACCATGACCAGCAGGATGTAACCAGCAACTTCCTGGGTGCTATGTGGCTCATCTCCATCACCTTCCTCTCCATCGGCTACGGGGACATGGTCCCACACACCTACTGTGGGAAGGGAGTCTGCCTCCTCACTGGCATCATG GTCACCATTCTCCAGTGCCTCCAGCATACCCGCCCCAAGGAGCCCACCACGAGATCTGGCTTGTGGGACTTTccagccagggaaggagcagctgggggcCCTATGGTCACAGCTCCTCCACAGATCCACCCCAGCCATCAgcaccccagctctgcccacgTCAGCTCCAGGCCCTGGGGATGGAGCCATCCCTTCTCCCAGCCAGGGCACACCGAGCTGGCACCAAGTGAGTGCCATCAGCTGGGGAGGCTCCACACGAG GGTGCTGGATGTACAGCACtggtggtggctgtggtggCCAGGAAGCTGGAGCTCACCAAAGCTGAGAAGCATGTCCACAACTTCATGA
- the KCNN3 gene encoding small conductance calcium-activated potassium channel protein 3 isoform X5 produces MFSLALKCLISLSTVILLGLIIAYHTREVQLFVIDNGADDWRIAMTYERILYISLEMLVCAIHPIPGEYKFFWTARLAFSYTPSRAEADVDIILSIPMFLRLYLIARVMLLHSKLFTDASSRSIGALNKINFNTRFVMKTLMTICPGTVLLVFSISLWIIAAWTVRVCERYHDQQDVTSNFLGAMWLISITFLSIGYGDMVPHTYCGKGVCLLTGIMGAGCTALVVAVVARKLELTKAEKHVHNFMMDTQLTKRIKNAAANVLRETWLIYKHTKLLKKIDHAKVRKHQRKFLQAIHQLRSVKMEQRKLSDQANTLVDLSKMQNVMYDLITELNDRSEDLEKQISGLESKLEQLSASFNSLPLLMADMLRQQQQRLLTAVLEARGVGVPVGTPQTPLSESPIGVSSTSFPTPYTSSSSC; encoded by the exons ATGTTCTCCCTGGCCCTGAAATGCCTTATAAGCCTCTCCACCGTCATCCTGCTGGGCCTCATCATCGCCTATCACACACGGGAGGTGCAG CTCTTTGTGATCGACAATGGAGCTGACGACTGGCGGATAGCGATGACGTACGAGCGCATCCTCTACATCAGCCTGGAGATGCTGGTTTGTGCCATacaccccatccctggggagTACAAATTTTTCTGGACAGCTCGCCTGGCTTTCTCCTACACACCATCTCGGGCAGAGGCTGATGTGGACATCATCCTGTCTATCCCCATGTTCCTGCGCCTCTACCTGATTGCTCGGGtgatgctgctgcacagcaagCTCTTCACTGACGCCTCCTCGCGCAGCATTGGGGCACTCAACAAGATTAACTTCAACACCCGCTTCGTCATGAAGACGCTCATGACTATCTGCCCTGGGACCGTGCTGCTGGTCTTCAGCATCTCCCTCTGGATCATCGCTGCATGGACAGTCCGTGTGTGTGAGAG GTACCATGACCAGCAGGATGTAACCAGCAACTTCCTGGGTGCTATGTGGCTCATCTCCATCACCTTCCTCTCCATCGGCTACGGGGACATGGTCCCACACACCTACTGTGGGAAGGGAGTCTGCCTCCTCACTGGCATCATG GGTGCTGGATGTACAGCACtggtggtggctgtggtggCCAGGAAGCTGGAGCTCACCAAAGCTGAGAAGCATGTCCACAACTTCATGATGGACACACAACTGACGAAGCGG ATCAAGAACGCGGCGGCCAACGTCCTGCGGGAAACGTGGCTCATCTACAAGCACACCAAGCTGCTGAAGAAGATCGACCACGCTAAAGTCAGAAAGCACCAGAGGAAATTCCTACAAGCCATCCACCA gtTACGGAGCGTGAAGATGGAGCAGAGGAAGCTGAGTGACCAAGCCAACACCCTTGTCGACCTCTCAAAG aTGCAGAACGTGATGTACGACCTCATCACAGAGCTCAACGACCGCAGCGAGGACCTGGAAAAGCAGATCAGTGGCCTGGAATccaagctggagcagctcagtgccagcTTCAACTCCCTGCCCCTGCTGATGGCTGACATGCTgcgccagcagcagcagcgcctgCTCACCGCCGTCCTGGAGGCCCGGGGGGTTGGTGTGCCAGTGGGCACCCCCCAAACACCTCTGTCTGAGAGCCCCATTGGAGTCAGCTCCACCTCCTTCCCCACCCCTTACACGAGCTCAAGCAGCTGCTAA
- the KCNN3 gene encoding small conductance calcium-activated potassium channel protein 3 isoform X2 gives METSGHLHDSGVGDLEEDGRCPCPLPGDERSPPPPSALPPLQHSLLHSSPGSLRAPPPPPAAPAALHPSSRHGSQLNLGDHPAGSGVASSKHRQPSPLVHRRDSNPFTEIAMSSCKYSGGVMKPLSRLSASRRNLIEAEPEAQPLQLFGAGEPPEIVVSREDNHAPTTHRPARPPARPAPTTFAKGPKRKAQNIGYRLGHRRALFEKRKRLSDYALIFGMFGIVVMVIETELSWGLYSKLFVIDNGADDWRIAMTYERILYISLEMLVCAIHPIPGEYKFFWTARLAFSYTPSRAEADVDIILSIPMFLRLYLIARVMLLHSKLFTDASSRSIGALNKINFNTRFVMKTLMTICPGTVLLVFSISLWIIAAWTVRVCERYHDQQDVTSNFLGAMWLISITFLSIGYGDMVPHTYCGKGVCLLTGIMGAGCTALVVAVVARKLELTKAEKHVHNFMMDTQLTKRIKNAAANVLRETWLIYKHTKLLKKIDHAKVRKHQRKFLQAIHQLRSVKMEQRKLSDQANTLVDLSKMQNVMYDLITELNDRSEDLEKQISGLESKLEQLSASFNSLPLLMADMLRQQQQRLLTAVLEARGVGVPVGTPQTPLSESPIGVSSTSFPTPYTSSSSC, from the exons ATGGAGACATCGGGGCATCTCCACGATTCGGGCGTGGGGGACTTGGAGGAGGATGGTCGGTGTCCCTGCCCGTTACCGGGGGATGAACGGTCACCGCCGCCGCCCTCCGCGCTGCCGCCGCTTCAGCACAGCCTGTTGCACTCCTCGCCCGGGTCGTTACGggcccctcctcctcctcccgccgcccccgccgccctccACCCTTCCTCCCGCCACGGCAGCCAGCTCAACCTCGGCGACCACCCAGCGGGCTCTGGGGTGGCTAGCAGCAAGCACCGGCAGCCCAGCCCTTTGGTTCATCGGCGGGACAGCAACCCCTTCACCGAGATTGCCATGAGCTCCTGCAAGTACAGCGGGGGGGTGATGAAGCCGCTCAGCCGACTCAGCGCATCCCGACGGAACCTCATCGAGGCCGAGCCGGAGGCACAACCCCTGCAGCTCTTCGGTGCCGGTGAACCCCCCGAAATTGTTGTCTCACGCGAGGACAACCATGCGCCCACCACCCACCgtcccgcccgcccgcccgcccgcccggcccccaCCACCTTTGCCAAGGGGCCCAAGCGCAAGGCACAGAACATTGGCTACCGGCTTGGGCACCGCCGGGCACTGTTCGAGAAGAGGAAGCGCCTCAGTGACTACGCGCTCATCTTCGGCATGTTTGGCATTGTCGTCATGGTCATTGAGACTGAGCTCTCCTGGGGGCTCTACTCCAAG CTCTTTGTGATCGACAATGGAGCTGACGACTGGCGGATAGCGATGACGTACGAGCGCATCCTCTACATCAGCCTGGAGATGCTGGTTTGTGCCATacaccccatccctggggagTACAAATTTTTCTGGACAGCTCGCCTGGCTTTCTCCTACACACCATCTCGGGCAGAGGCTGATGTGGACATCATCCTGTCTATCCCCATGTTCCTGCGCCTCTACCTGATTGCTCGGGtgatgctgctgcacagcaagCTCTTCACTGACGCCTCCTCGCGCAGCATTGGGGCACTCAACAAGATTAACTTCAACACCCGCTTCGTCATGAAGACGCTCATGACTATCTGCCCTGGGACCGTGCTGCTGGTCTTCAGCATCTCCCTCTGGATCATCGCTGCATGGACAGTCCGTGTGTGTGAGAG GTACCATGACCAGCAGGATGTAACCAGCAACTTCCTGGGTGCTATGTGGCTCATCTCCATCACCTTCCTCTCCATCGGCTACGGGGACATGGTCCCACACACCTACTGTGGGAAGGGAGTCTGCCTCCTCACTGGCATCATG GGTGCTGGATGTACAGCACtggtggtggctgtggtggCCAGGAAGCTGGAGCTCACCAAAGCTGAGAAGCATGTCCACAACTTCATGATGGACACACAACTGACGAAGCGG ATCAAGAACGCGGCGGCCAACGTCCTGCGGGAAACGTGGCTCATCTACAAGCACACCAAGCTGCTGAAGAAGATCGACCACGCTAAAGTCAGAAAGCACCAGAGGAAATTCCTACAAGCCATCCACCA gtTACGGAGCGTGAAGATGGAGCAGAGGAAGCTGAGTGACCAAGCCAACACCCTTGTCGACCTCTCAAAG aTGCAGAACGTGATGTACGACCTCATCACAGAGCTCAACGACCGCAGCGAGGACCTGGAAAAGCAGATCAGTGGCCTGGAATccaagctggagcagctcagtgccagcTTCAACTCCCTGCCCCTGCTGATGGCTGACATGCTgcgccagcagcagcagcgcctgCTCACCGCCGTCCTGGAGGCCCGGGGGGTTGGTGTGCCAGTGGGCACCCCCCAAACACCTCTGTCTGAGAGCCCCATTGGAGTCAGCTCCACCTCCTTCCCCACCCCTTACACGAGCTCAAGCAGCTGCTAA
- the KCNN3 gene encoding small conductance calcium-activated potassium channel protein 3 isoform X6 gives MAHPAVLLILYPSTARAGGATVPRYHDQQDVTSNFLGAMWLISITFLSIGYGDMVPHTYCGKGVCLLTGIMGAGCTALVVAVVARKLELTKAEKHVHNFMMDTQLTKRIKNAAANVLRETWLIYKHTKLLKKIDHAKVRKHQRKFLQAIHQLRSVKMEQRKLSDQANTLVDLSKMQNVMYDLITELNDRSEDLEKQISGLESKLEQLSASFNSLPLLMADMLRQQQQRLLTAVLEARGVGVPVGTPQTPLSESPIGVSSTSFPTPYTSSSSC, from the exons ATGGCACATCCTGCCGTGCTGTTAATCCTGTACCCCAGCACAGCCCGTGCTGGGGGAGCCACTGTGCCCAG GTACCATGACCAGCAGGATGTAACCAGCAACTTCCTGGGTGCTATGTGGCTCATCTCCATCACCTTCCTCTCCATCGGCTACGGGGACATGGTCCCACACACCTACTGTGGGAAGGGAGTCTGCCTCCTCACTGGCATCATG GGTGCTGGATGTACAGCACtggtggtggctgtggtggCCAGGAAGCTGGAGCTCACCAAAGCTGAGAAGCATGTCCACAACTTCATGATGGACACACAACTGACGAAGCGG ATCAAGAACGCGGCGGCCAACGTCCTGCGGGAAACGTGGCTCATCTACAAGCACACCAAGCTGCTGAAGAAGATCGACCACGCTAAAGTCAGAAAGCACCAGAGGAAATTCCTACAAGCCATCCACCA gtTACGGAGCGTGAAGATGGAGCAGAGGAAGCTGAGTGACCAAGCCAACACCCTTGTCGACCTCTCAAAG aTGCAGAACGTGATGTACGACCTCATCACAGAGCTCAACGACCGCAGCGAGGACCTGGAAAAGCAGATCAGTGGCCTGGAATccaagctggagcagctcagtgccagcTTCAACTCCCTGCCCCTGCTGATGGCTGACATGCTgcgccagcagcagcagcgcctgCTCACCGCCGTCCTGGAGGCCCGGGGGGTTGGTGTGCCAGTGGGCACCCCCCAAACACCTCTGTCTGAGAGCCCCATTGGAGTCAGCTCCACCTCCTTCCCCACCCCTTACACGAGCTCAAGCAGCTGCTAA